The following proteins come from a genomic window of Diorhabda carinulata isolate Delta chromosome X, icDioCari1.1, whole genome shotgun sequence:
- the LOC130901539 gene encoding arginine/serine-rich protein 1-like, which yields MEVDKQKTASAAIPKELEGVIQSKVAEIVTSILENTKLGRRKRRHSRSESSRSRSRSKSRSRSRGGRSRSRSKSRSRHGYYKHGSKKSRRSCSRERCDVSCSRDNEPCVGWENFGPFPPRHHHHFHHHPPHHHGWFRGEFGPWARKGKWGRPGRFPWNSNCKCGNGTEAKESEKTKDDTKEKEGTPAAERYMTSDLEYLDLCDDADDIE from the coding sequence atgGAGGTCGACAAACAAAAAACCGCTTCTGCAGCCATCCCAAAAGAACTCGAGGGGGTGATTCAATCTAAAGTCGCTGAAATAGTAACaagtattttagaaaatacaaaactTGGTCGAAGAAAACGCAGACACTCTAGATCAGAGTCCAGTCGTTCCAGATCAAGAAGCAAATCCAGATCTAGAAGTCGCGGAGGTCGTTCTAGATCCAGAAGTAAAAGTAGAAGTAGACACGGATATTATAAGCATGGGAGTAAGAAGTCACGTAGATCTTGTAGTAGAGAACGATGTGACGTATCTTGCAGTAGAGATAACGAACCGTGTGTAGGTTGGGAGAATTTCGGACCGTTTCCTCCACGTCATCACCATCATTTTCATCACCACCCTCCACATCATCACGGTTGGTTTCGTGGTGAATTTGGACCTTGGGCTAGAAAAGGAAAATGGGGTAGGCCTGGCAGATTCCCCTGGAATTCGAATTGCAAATGTGGTAATGGTACTGAAGCGAAAGAATCAGAAAAAACCAAAGAtgatacaaaagaaaaagaaggtACACCAGCTGCTGAGAGATATATGACGAGTGATCTTGAGTATTTGGATCTATGTGATGATGCAGATGATATTgaatag